The genome window AGCTTATACGAGTGCATTACTTgactaaaattaaatgaatattttgtaCTTATCATTTTTAAGCTTTATTGTATGTAAACATCATTTACTCATCtagttattttattgttttatttttaactgaTTTATTACCAATTGAAAATCAATAATTGACCTTTTggtcattttatttcaattaaagaACCTAGTAGAATTTTTTATGgacaataaacaataaataacaaaaggGAGACATTTGAATCCTACACCTCCCATTTTGAATTTTACACCTCCCAATTTTAAAATAGCTCTAAACAACCCTGCAAGGTTGCAACCCATCACTAGGGGCATTTTGCTTCCTTTTTCTGAGCATGTTTTCCATGAAGTCCTTCCACCCTTTTTCGTTCCTCTTTGTTGTACATCATCACTCCTTATTCTTCACCACTCTctcaaaaacctattttgtaTATTGGAATGACCATTTAAAAAATGCATAGTATCCGAAATAACTATTTTGGAATACATGTACACTTATGGAAAACTATTatggaatagaaaaaaattatttttagaacaACTATTctgaaatatgattttttttctataatgaAATAACCATTCTAGAATACATATACACTTCCAAAACAACTATTATGGATTAGAAAAAATCTTTTTGGGACAACTATTCTAGAATATGATTTTTTCTATTATGGAATAATTATTTCAGAATACATATACACTTCCAAAATAACTActccataataaaaaaattattttggaataAGATTTTTTCTATTATGTAATATCTCATTCTAGAAGTGTATATGTATTCCGGAATAGCCAttccataataaaaaaaattcttcatggAAAAACTTTTATGGAATACATATACACTCCCATAATAACTAttccaaaataatatttttcttattctagAATAGTCAACGAGAGAAGCTTCAAACACGAAAAGCTTTAGATCAACAATTTCCTTTCTAGGGGTATTTTTGTCCAGTCAACTTCCTTTAGGAGGTACAAGTTTCAAAATGAGAGGTGCAAGATTCAAATAcccaaaacaaaagaatttgGTTGTcctatattagaaaaaaaaatggtctgCCCAAATATGGGCTCAACCCATATGAACCAATGAAGTAGGAACttgaaaaaatgtaaattttttaaagccCAATGTGGCTAGGTCCAATATTGACCCAACTCATTTAGACCCAATTGACCAATCTACAATGGGAAATGCTATTGGCACTATTAGAAGTGCTATGGGCACCACCCATGTGGttgttttatatgtaatttCAAAATTACCCTTCCCACAAAAATATGATTCCTTTGTAGACTTGTACAATGAAATTGTGTTTCTATTACACATatgaaagggggggggggggataacGAAAACATGATTCTATTGTATAGCAAAATCGTGTTTTTGTTGCACACATGGgggatgaaaaaataaaacaacaaaaatatgattctaTATTGTACAACGAAATCATGTttctattgttttatttttttcacctcCATGCTGCAACGAAACACAATTCTGTTTGTAATTTTATCAACAGAGTCATATTTTCATTAGCTTTGCTTGGTCCTCGTCCCTCTCCCTCCTTGAGTTCCCCCTCTCCTCGCCTCATATGCTATCTCTCGCCCatattctctctctcacacacacaaaatgaGAAACACAATGCAAAAAACATAGCTAGTTGATTTAGCCCGGGTCAAAGTTGCTAACAAAAACATAAAGGGAGTTAGATCTCTGACCCTAGTGTCGCGATGGTGGTGGGGTCATGTCGTCGTGGTAGTGGACAGGAGTGGGGTGCTAAGAAATCTAAGGGGAAAGGAAGGGGATGTAGTGATTTGGTTAGCCGACAAAAGAGGAATTTTCCAAGGGTCAGTAATGTCAATAACACTATTGGTAGTGAGAATAGTAGCGTGTAACCTGAATTTGCCCTATTCGAAGCTCAAAAAGGCAAAAAGTGATAGGATTTGGGCTTGTTTTATCATTGGTCAGGTTAATCCAAGAGTGCtactaggtgcacccagcaaaattTGTAAATGGCAAAAATGCCCCTGGcctttttttcattataaaagctttttttttcctacactTCACACAGTTGCTATTTTTGTTCGCtgtttttctctgtttttgtggTTTTCGTGCGGCATTGTCTCGGGTTCGTTGGTTCATTGTGAACGGTTAGGTGCGGTGAAGGTGAAGGTGCATTGCGGTGGTCGGCGGCGGCAAACGAGGTACGCAGAAAGTGGTGGCTGTGTCGCAAACATACAGattacttacggatcaagttgatccgtaagaaaagtaactatttttaaaatgaaatgttttttgaatttagtttccattttttaaaaaaattattaatttgtttgtatGGTCATTTTTTGTTTGAGTTGGTTAGATGGACGAAGATGAGTGGATGTATGAAATAATGTCTAAACAAGCGgatatggattatgaaaatgaagaagcatGTGGTGCGAATGAatcacatgttgattgttccgatgcgttcaatacttctcaggttaTAATGTTAATGTTTGTCATAGATTTAATAAAGTGAATACTGgtagaaaacttaaattatgtggATTGCTTTGTAGGTGTTTGAGTGCAGAGAGGATGTTTTACGGTGGGCTCGATCCGTTGCTCATGAAAACGGATTTGTGGCGATGATTTTAAGGTCGGATACAAACACaggtagtagaggaaggactatatttgtgttaattggctgtgaaaggagtggcgagtataggtgtaggaaaaaagaatttatcagaAGAGACACTGAgactaggaaatgtgggtgtcccttcaaACTTTGTTGTAAGCCAGTGGTTGGAGGAGAAggctggatggtgaagttgatttgtgtagtgcataatcatgaattggccaagtcattagttggacatccatatgcggagcgattgactaaagctgaaaaaacacttattgctgatatgacgaagtccatggtgaagccaagaaacattctactaactctgaaggaacacaatgtcaATAGTTGTACGACCATTAAAcagatatacaatgcaagaagtgcattctgttcttccataagaggaagcgatcttgaaatgcaacatctaatgaatcttcttgaacgtgatcagtatattcattggcacagaataaaggatgaagacgtggttcgtgatatcttttggtgtcaccctgatgTAGTGAAGTTAGTCAACAcatgtaatttggtgtttttgataaacaacacctacaaaacaaaccggtacagactcccactgcTCGATTTTGTTGAGGTGACACCGactgggatgacattctctgtcGGCTTTGCATATGTGGAGGGTGAACGCATTAATAATTTGgtagaaaacttaaattatgtggATTGCTTTGTAAGTGTTTGAGTGCAGAGAGGATGTTTTACGGTGGGCTCGATCCGTTGCTCATGAAAACGAATTTGTGGCGGTGATTTTAAGGTCGGATACAAACACaggtagtagaggaaggactACATTTATGTTAATTGGCTGTGAAAGGAGTGACGAGTATAGGtgtaggaaaaaagaatttatcagaagagacattgggactaggaaatgtgggtgtcccttcaagctttGTTGCAAGCCAATGGTTGGAGGAGAAggctggatggtgaagttgatttgtgtagtgcataatcatgaattggccaagtcattaattggacatccatatgcggAGCGATTGACTAAAActgaaaaaacacttattgctgatatgacgaagtccatggtgaagccaagaaacattctgctaactctgaaggaacacaatgccaatAGCTGTACGACCATTAAAcagatatacaatgcaagaagtgcattccgttcttccataagaggaagcgatcttgaaatgcaacatctgatgaagctttttgaacgtgatcaatatattcattggcacagaataaaggatgaagacgtggttcgtgatatcttttggtgtcaccctgatgcagtgaagttagtcaagcatgtaatttggtgtttttgatagacaacacctacaaaacaaaccggtacagactcccactgctcgattttgttggggtgacactgactgggatgacattctctgtcAGCTTTGCATATGTGGAGGGTGAACGCATTAATGATTTGGTCTGGGTTTTACAACACTTTCGAGGCCTTTTTTTAAAGCGTGATGCCCTCCCTGGAGTTATTGTCTCTGACAGATTTAAAAAGATTGTTacaaaatagccttggagacttatgcaatgtgtgggatgccatgaacaacatgattacGTTGCAGCACACGGAGATTAAagcatcatttgaaacaagtacacatgtcgttggacatgtgttcaaaaaaaccttatacaggaGGCTTCTcggaatggtttcaaggtatgctttaaatcatATTGCTGCTGAATTAGAGCGTGTTGACTATgcttggtcttccttgtgcttgtGAGCTATCCAAATACGTTAGTGGTTGCATCCCACtggattcaatccatatgttctaaaggagacttagtttttcaaaccaagggttatctgagcGCGAGGTGAGCATCAAGGAAGTAATGGAAACAATATCCAAAAGATTCGAAGAACTTGATATTTGTGGCAAGTTTACTTTGAAGACTAAACTTTgggaaattgcataccctgatcagaattcgatgtgtcctcctccagcaAAGGTTAACACAAAGGGGGCACCGAAGAAAGCTATGAGTAGGAACCCAAGGTCAACAAAGCGCGAtccatcttactgggagtatgtagaTGCCTTTGAATCTATGCAAAATAGCAATTCGTCGGTGAGGCGTACTGCATCATCCTCTGAGCAATCAaatcgaagaacgatgatgcCCATGTTGGACCAGTTTCAGCCATTTATGCACGACTTCATTTATAagattgttgatgtcaaagctgatggtaactgtggatatcggtcggTTGCtggtttattaggtatgggtcaAGACTCTTGGTCGGTGGTTCGCAATCATCTGCTTAAAGAACTTACCAAATTCTCAGAAGACTATATCAAGCTCTTTGGTGACACGgagagatttgaggaattaaggatgccactacttgttgatgggttaaccaaggtatgtaatttatgtatttgatttttaagacttaactttgaaattaagtttgacGTGTATATATGTTTCATTCAGGTGACTAcggataagtggatggatataataGACATGGgacatgtcattgcatcaaggtataacgtaatcattgtatccttgtctaaacaacaaagcacgacattctttcctcttagaagtcaaccgctggcaaattcttcattgcatcgtataatttgtatcggtcatgtgtatggaaatcattttgttgaggtaTATTGTAgatatgaagtgttttttttatatttatgcaatGAGTTTTGTTGGATTGAGTTAACACTTTTTTcgcatgtacaacaggtttatttaaaagaacgttgtcccttaccgcctataacattgttatggtctagcaATTGTCATCCTCAGGCGAAGCCGTGGCCAAATCCATATATTAGCAGAATGCAGCATTACAAGAGCTTTGTGATGTTCAAGAGAGACTATGTTAACATAAATGATGattgaacatgtaatttataatGACTGATCATTTTGAATTGGatattcacatttatttgttacgtccacaacaaaattattacttaattctaaaaaagcATGTATGATATATCGTTGTCTGAGTTGACAACACATTGTGAAAAAACGTGTATGATAAATTGTTGTCTGCATTAACATAAAGCGCGTGAAAGGACCTTGCACAGCATGACTACACATGCAAATCTGATGCAAGCTAAAACATGTCACGTCATTGGTGTAGTTGACAACACATACAGAAAGCATGTGCATgcttatttttaatcttaaaaaatgcAGCACTGATATTaaaactcatctatatatatgacacAACCTAACACTGTAAAAAAACCATAAGTATGCAATTGTATAAAATGCAACCTTTCACATATGCAGGTAATCAATTTCggtttcaatgtatgcaactgaaagatgatgctgatgttaacacaatgttaatgtgtaatcatgaattttcgtttgttggtccgattgagttattat of Glycine soja cultivar W05 chromosome 1, ASM419377v2, whole genome shotgun sequence contains these proteins:
- the LOC114407018 gene encoding uncharacterized protein LOC114407018; translated protein: MSKQADMDYENEEACGANESHVDCSDAFNTSQVFECREDVLRSDTNTGSRGRTIFVLIGCERSGEYRCRKKEFIRRDTETRKCGCPFKLCCKPVVGGEGWMVKLICVVHNHELAKSLVGHPYAERLTKAEKTLIADMTKSMVKPRNILLTLKEHNVNSCTTIKQIYNARSAFCSSIRGSDLEMQHLMNLLEHSWSVVRNHLLKELTKFSEDYIKLFGDTERFEELRMPLLVDGLTKVTTDKWMDIIDMGHVIASRYNVIIVSLSKQQSTTFFPLRSQPLANSSLHRIICIGHVYGNHFVEVYLKERCPLPPITLLWSSNCHPQAKPWPNPYISRMQHYKSFVMFKRDYVNINDD